In the Sandaracinus amylolyticus genome, TGCGCCGCACGTACACGTTCGACGGGCGCGACGAGCAGGAATTCGGTCGCGCGGTGTACGCGAGCGCGCAGGTGCAGGGCGACGAGCTCACCGTGCTCGTCGAGTGGGCGGACTACGAGAACTACCTCGTCGCGCCGAGCACGACCGAGGCCCAGGCGTCGCGCATCTACAGCGCCGCGCCGACGCTCGAGTACGAAGGGCCACAGCTCCTGCGCGGCGTCGGCAATCGACGCGGTGGCGCGGTGCGCATCGACTACGCGTTCCTGCCCGGGCCGTGGAGCTTCTCGGTGAACGAGGCGCTCTACGGCTTCGGCGAGCACGGGCGCGATCCCTGGGACGGCACCTTGGTCAGCCACACCTGGGGCTCGCTCGCGCGTCGCCAGGAGTTCGGCGAAGAGTTCGTGTGGTCGACGAACGTGGTGCTCGGCTATCGCCACGAGCAGTTCCTCCACGATCCCGACGAGAGCTCCGCGCAGACCGGCATCGGCTCGCTCGATCGCCGCATGGTGCACGGGCAGGTCGAGGTGACGGTCGGCAGCGGCGAGCACTCGTTCGACGTGTCGGTCGACCACCGCGTCGAGACGTGGTTCCTCGGGTTCGACGACTACCGCGACTTCCAGGTCGGCGGCGCGTCGATCACGTACTCGTGGGGCGTTCCGCTCGCGCTCACGGTCGCGCTGCGGTGGAGCGACTTCCGCCTCGACGAGCTGATGCGTCGCGAGCAGCCCGAGTACGACTACAACGTGCTCGGCGGCGCGTGGTACCCGTCGATCGAGGCGCGCTGGAGCTTCGACCCGGGAACGTTCCTGAAGGCGTTCGTCGGTCAGACCCCGGGCGGGCAGATCTGCTCCGGTGGCGTGTGCCGCACGGTCCCTGCGTTCGAGGGATTCATGCTGCAGTTCGTCGGTCGCCTGTGACGGCGATGAAGTCTCGCGACCAAGGTTGCGTCGGAGGATGTCGATGGCAGTGCTTGTTGGTTCGCGGACTCACCGCCGCGAAATCTCGCGACTCTCGCTCGTGCTCGCGCTCGGCGCGACGATCACCGCCGCGTCGATGGCCGCGGTCCCGGCCAGCACGCCCGTCCTCGGCGCGTCGAGCGCGCTCGCGCGCGTGGGTGGCCGACCCCCGCCGTTCACGCTCCCTGCGGCGACCGGTGGCCCGTCGCGCGGTGAGTTCCGCATGGCCGATCACCTCGGGCAGCACCCCGTCGTGATCCTCTTCTGGGCGACGTGGTGCGTGCCCTGCCAGCAGGAGCTGCCCTTCTACCAGTCGCTCTACGAGCGCTATCGCGAGCGCGGGCTGCGCGTCGTCGGCATCAGCATGGACGACGCGCGCACCGTGATGCGCGCGGGCCCCGCCGCACGCCGGCTCGGCGTGACCTTCGACGTCGTCACCGACCTCGACACCCGCATCACCACGCAGATCAACCCGCGCCGCAGCGCGCCGTTCAGCATCTGGGTGGATCGCGACGGGCGCATCGTGTGGGAGCGCGAAGGCTTCGCGCCCGCCGAGCAGCAGGCGATCAGCGAGGGCGTCGCGCGTCTCGTGCAGTGAGTCCTTGCCGGAGTGCTCGTCCCGCAGATCCCGGACGGGAGCGCGCGAAGCGCGCCGACGCCAGGGACCGGCGGGCGAGCCGATTTGAGTCCTCGGCGAATGATCGATCACTCGGCGACGACGAACGCGTAGTCGCAGAGCTCGGCCGCGCCCTCGAGCTCTTCCTCGAGCAGCGGCATCACCACGCGGTACGGCTCCGCGCCCCGACGCGCTGCACGCTGCGGGATGCCGAGCCCGCCCTGCACGTGCACGCGCCCCGCGAGCACCACCATGCGCGCCGGGGCGCCTTCGCTCGCGAGCGTCGACGCGACGCGCTCGGCCATCGTCTCGTCCCACACGAGCTGCGCGAGATAGAAGCGCTCGAGCACCGCCGGCTCCATGCCAGGGTGCTCGCCGAACGCCTCCATGATCATCGCGCGATGGGCCGCGTCGTCGGTGACCATCTCCGCGGGGAGCTCGGCGCGCAGCTCGGGCGTGAGCGCGGCATCGCCCTGGCGCGCGATGGTGCGCGTCAGCTCGCGACGCGCGTTGAGCGCGACCACCGGCGCGCCCGCATCCCGCGCGAGCTCGAGGATCGGACGATAGAGCGCGAAGTCCATGTTCCAGCGCTCCTGCCACTCGGTCGCGCGGAGCATCTCGGCCTCGTCGATCGAGCGCGCGACGTACGCGTCGAGCGGCGCCTGGAACGGACGCTGGAACATCTCCATCCCGATCGCGAGCGAGCCACCGCGCGCGAGCAACGCCGCGATCACCGCGCGCTGGGCCTCGTGATCGGCCGCCGCATCGTGTCGCTCGCCGACGTAGACGACGCGCGCGACGTCGAGCGCGATCGCGAGCTCCTCGAGCGTCATCCGCGCGCCGGTGCGCACGTCGACGATCGGCGTCGACGGAGACGAGCGCGGCGTCGTGCGCTCGGTCGCCGCCGGCGCGCCCCCGCACGCCGCGATCACGAGCGCGGCCGACGCCGCGAAGAGAGCACGCGCGATCAATCGGGCTGGTAGCCGGGGCAGTCGTAGATGTTGAACGTGAGGGGCGTCGTGCGCGCGGTCGGGCCCGGCGCGGTGAGCTCGCGATCGATGTTCGGCGCCGCCTCGGGCGAGATGCCGACGCAGAAGATCTGACCCGAGATCAGCGCGCGCCCTTCGTCGTCACGGCCGAACGAGACGCCGCTGACCTGACAGGGCTGGGCGGCGCTCGGCGGGTTGCCGCCGCAGCCGCCGACGTACTGGTTGTCGTCGAGCACGCGCACCTGGCAGCCCGCGGGCGCCGGCGTCGCGCCGCCGAGCGGGAACGTCGCGTTCTGCACCTGGATGCCGAAGTCGTCGGCGAACGCGCTGAAGTTGAGCGTGCGCGCGTCGGAGGTCTCGGTGACGTTGCACGAGATGCGCGCGCCCTCGCCGTCGAATCCGTCGACGAAGCGATC is a window encoding:
- a CDS encoding TlpA family protein disulfide reductase, translated to MSMAVLVGSRTHRREISRLSLVLALGATITAASMAAVPASTPVLGASSALARVGGRPPPFTLPAATGGPSRGEFRMADHLGQHPVVILFWATWCVPCQQELPFYQSLYERYRERGLRVVGISMDDARTVMRAGPAARRLGVTFDVVTDLDTRITTQINPRRSAPFSIWVDRDGRIVWEREGFAPAEQQAISEGVARLVQ
- a CDS encoding ChaN family lipoprotein; amino-acid sequence: MIARALFAASAALVIAACGGAPAATERTTPRSSPSTPIVDVRTGARMTLEELAIALDVARVVYVGERHDAAADHEAQRAVIAALLARGGSLAIGMEMFQRPFQAPLDAYVARSIDEAEMLRATEWQERWNMDFALYRPILELARDAGAPVVALNARRELTRTIARQGDAALTPELRAELPAEMVTDDAAHRAMIMEAFGEHPGMEPAVLERFYLAQLVWDETMAERVASTLASEGAPARMVVLAGRVHVQGGLGIPQRAARRGAEPYRVVMPLLEEELEGAAELCDYAFVVAE